A part of Bosea sp. (in: a-proteobacteria) genomic DNA contains:
- a CDS encoding DUF2232 domain-containing protein, which translates to MSYLVAGIGAGIVSALLFAVVISGSPLALLLSYAAPLPVFVAALGWHHRAGFVAAMAGGLALAVALRFQGGLAFAIGIALPAWGIAYLTLLGRTDERGVTEWYPLGRLLLWIAGTAALVTLVGAIAIAGDHEAYRTAMERSITSVLSGSVPGLPPPTLPAGISVADMASMLATWAPFLAGASFVPMLTVNLWMAAKAVNVSGRLPRPWPMLAATNLPREALFVTGAALAFSMLPGFIGFFGMAILGAMAAAFMINGFAGIHELSIGRPMRAGILVSLYLGLLVGATVLLPLIAIFGFIDCLLRLRERRSRPQPPTPI; encoded by the coding sequence ATGAGCTATCTGGTCGCCGGCATCGGCGCGGGCATCGTTTCCGCGCTCCTGTTCGCGGTGGTGATCTCAGGATCGCCGCTGGCGCTGCTGCTGTCCTATGCCGCCCCCCTCCCTGTCTTCGTCGCAGCGCTCGGATGGCATCATCGCGCGGGGTTTGTTGCCGCCATGGCCGGCGGGCTGGCGTTGGCGGTCGCGCTGCGTTTCCAGGGCGGCCTCGCCTTTGCGATCGGGATTGCGCTGCCCGCATGGGGCATCGCCTATCTGACCTTGCTTGGCCGCACCGATGAGCGCGGCGTCACCGAATGGTATCCGCTCGGCCGCCTTCTTCTGTGGATTGCGGGCACGGCGGCGCTTGTGACCCTGGTCGGGGCCATCGCCATCGCGGGAGACCACGAAGCCTATCGCACCGCGATGGAGCGCTCGATCACCAGCGTGCTGTCCGGCTCTGTGCCGGGCCTTCCGCCGCCCACCCTTCCAGCCGGAATCAGCGTCGCCGACATGGCGTCGATGCTCGCGACCTGGGCTCCGTTCCTTGCGGGCGCATCCTTCGTGCCGATGCTCACAGTCAATCTCTGGATGGCGGCCAAGGCCGTGAACGTTTCGGGGCGCCTGCCGCGTCCCTGGCCCATGCTGGCCGCAACCAACCTGCCGCGCGAGGCGCTGTTCGTCACTGGCGCGGCGCTGGCCTTCTCGATGCTGCCGGGCTTCATCGGCTTTTTCGGCATGGCCATTCTCGGAGCCATGGCCGCCGCCTTCATGATCAACGGGTTCGCCGGCATCCACGAGCTGTCCATCGGCAGGCCGATGCGCGCGGGCATCCTGGTGTCGCTCTATCTCGGCCTGCTGGTCGGCGCGACCGTGCTGCTGCCGCTGATCGCCATCTTCGGTTTCATCGATTGCCTGTTGCGGCTGCGCGAGCGCCGCTCCCGGCCGCAACCTCCCACCCCGATCTGA
- a CDS encoding 30S ribosomal protein S18 has protein sequence MTAGARRPFFRRRKSCPFSGEGAPKIDYKDVKLLSRYISERGKIVPSRITAVCAKKQRELATAIKRARFLGLLPYVIS, from the coding sequence ATGACCGCTGGCGCACGCCGTCCGTTTTTCCGCCGCCGCAAGTCCTGCCCGTTCTCGGGCGAAGGCGCTCCCAAGATCGACTACAAGGATGTGAAGCTGCTTTCGCGTTACATCTCCGAACGCGGCAAGATCGTTCCCTCCCGCATCACGGCCGTATGCGCCAAGAAGCAGCGCGAGCTGGCCACGGCCATCAAGCGCGCCCGCTTCCTTGGCCTCCTGCCCTATGTGATCAGCTGA
- the rpsF gene encoding 30S ribosomal protein S6 — MALYEHIFMARQDVSAQAVEALIDQYKGIIEAGGGTVGKVEYWGVKSLAYRIKKNRKAHYSLLNISSPPAAVAEMERQMRLSEDVLRFITIRVEEHEEGPSAMLQKRERDERRDRERFGDERPPRRRDEEEAAEEF, encoded by the coding sequence ATGGCACTTTACGAACACATCTTCATGGCGCGCCAGGACGTGAGCGCGCAGGCCGTGGAAGCCCTGATCGATCAGTACAAGGGCATCATCGAAGCTGGCGGCGGCACCGTCGGCAAGGTCGAGTACTGGGGCGTCAAGTCCCTTGCCTACCGCATCAAGAAGAACCGCAAGGCTCATTATTCGCTCCTCAACATCTCCAGCCCGCCCGCCGCGGTGGCAGAGATGGAGCGCCAGATGCGCCTGAGCGAAGACGTGCTCCGCTTCATCACGATCCGCGTGGAAGAGCACGAGGAAGGGCCGTCCGCCATGCTGCAGAAGCGTGAGCGCGACGAGCGCCGTGACCGCGAGCGGTTTGGCGACGAGCGTCCGCCGCGCCGCCGTGACGAAGAAGAAGCAGCCGAGGAGTTCTGA
- the fabD gene encoding ACP S-malonyltransferase, protein MSAALLFPGQGSQAVGMGKALAEAFPIARAVFAEVDAALGQSLSTLMWDGPADDLTLTANAQPALMAVSVALVRVIEAEAGLDMRRDVAFVAGHSLGEYAALAAAGTFSVADAARLLRIRGDAMQKAVPAGQGAMAALIGTELDAARAIAQDAAQGDVCEVANDNGGGQVVLSGSKAAVERAMALAGERGVRRAVLLPVSAPFHCSLMQPAADAMREALARVMMSAPAIPVMANVGAAPLAEPAAIRDSLVAQVTGTVRWRECVAAMAAAGVTAFHEVGSGKVLTGLGKRIAPDASFTAVNGPDDIAAFAAAFAAARG, encoded by the coding sequence ATGAGCGCAGCATTGTTGTTTCCCGGGCAGGGCAGCCAGGCCGTGGGCATGGGCAAGGCTCTGGCGGAGGCTTTTCCCATTGCACGCGCTGTCTTCGCCGAGGTCGACGCTGCGCTAGGCCAGTCGCTTTCGACCCTCATGTGGGATGGTCCTGCCGACGATCTGACCCTCACGGCGAATGCCCAGCCGGCGCTTATGGCTGTTTCGGTGGCTTTGGTGCGGGTGATCGAGGCCGAGGCCGGTCTCGACATGCGCCGGGACGTGGCATTCGTCGCCGGCCATTCGCTTGGCGAGTATGCCGCGCTGGCCGCCGCTGGAACCTTCTCGGTCGCCGATGCCGCCCGCCTTCTTCGGATTCGCGGGGATGCGATGCAGAAAGCGGTTCCGGCCGGGCAGGGCGCCATGGCGGCGCTGATCGGAACCGAACTCGACGCGGCCCGCGCCATTGCGCAGGATGCCGCCCAGGGCGATGTCTGCGAGGTCGCCAATGATAATGGTGGCGGACAGGTCGTGCTGTCAGGATCGAAGGCTGCCGTCGAGCGGGCCATGGCGCTGGCAGGCGAACGCGGCGTGCGCCGTGCCGTTCTGCTTCCTGTCTCCGCGCCCTTCCATTGCTCTTTGATGCAGCCCGCCGCAGATGCGATGCGTGAGGCGCTGGCGCGGGTGATGATGAGCGCGCCGGCCATCCCCGTGATGGCCAATGTCGGCGCCGCCCCTCTCGCCGAGCCCGCCGCGATCCGTGACAGCCTTGTGGCCCAGGTCACCGGAACCGTGCGCTGGCGCGAATGCGTGGCCGCCATGGCCGCTGCCGGCGTCACTGCCTTTCACGAGGTGGGCTCAGGCAAGGTGCTCACCGGCCTCGGCAAGCGCATCGCTCCCGATGCCAGCTTCACGGCAGTGAACGGGCCTGATGACATCGCGGCCTTTGCGGCTGCTTTCGCCGCCGCACGCGGCTGA
- the fabG gene encoding 3-oxoacyl-[acyl-carrier-protein] reductase: MFSLAGKTALVTGATGGIGGAIARAFAAQGARVAVSGTRAEVLERLVAELGDGAVALPCNLSDPAAVDSLVPAAEAALGQLDILVNNAGITRDNLFLRMKDEEWDQVIAVNLTASFRLMRGAVKGMMRRRQGRIISIGSVVGTTGNPGQGNYAASKAGLIGMSKALGAEVASRGITVNVIAPGFIESPMTDALNDKQREAILANVPMGRLGLGADIAAAAVFLASPEASYMTGQTLHVNGGIAMI, translated from the coding sequence ATGTTCTCCTTGGCTGGCAAGACCGCCCTCGTCACAGGCGCCACAGGCGGCATAGGTGGGGCGATCGCCCGCGCCTTTGCGGCCCAGGGCGCACGCGTGGCCGTTTCCGGCACGCGCGCCGAGGTGCTGGAGCGGCTCGTGGCCGAGCTTGGCGACGGGGCTGTGGCGTTGCCATGCAATCTGTCAGACCCGGCGGCCGTGGACTCGCTCGTGCCGGCTGCCGAGGCGGCGCTGGGCCAGCTCGATATTCTGGTCAACAATGCCGGGATCACGCGCGACAACCTCTTCCTGCGCATGAAGGATGAGGAGTGGGACCAGGTCATCGCGGTGAACCTGACCGCCTCGTTCCGGCTTATGCGCGGGGCCGTCAAGGGCATGATGCGCCGCCGCCAGGGGCGGATCATTTCCATCGGCTCGGTGGTCGGCACCACGGGCAATCCGGGGCAGGGCAACTATGCCGCCTCCAAGGCAGGTCTGATCGGCATGTCGAAGGCGCTCGGCGCCGAGGTCGCCAGCCGCGGCATCACGGTCAATGTCATCGCGCCGGGCTTCATCGAGTCGCCCATGACGGACGCTCTGAATGACAAGCAGCGCGAGGCCATTCTCGCCAATGTGCCGATGGGCAGGCTTGGCCTGGGCGCCGACATTGCTGCCGCCGCCGTTTTTCTGGCCAGTCCGGAGGCCTCGTACATGACCGGGCAGACCCTGCACGTGAATGGTGGAATAGCAATGATCTGA
- a CDS encoding acyl carrier protein, translating to MSDVAERVKKIVVEHLGVDADKVVAGANFIDDLGADSLDTVELVMAFEEEFNVEIPDDAAETIVTVGDAVKFLEKNAAA from the coding sequence ATGAGCGATGTCGCGGAGCGTGTGAAGAAGATTGTTGTCGAGCACCTTGGCGTGGACGCGGACAAGGTCGTCGCCGGCGCCAATTTCATCGACGATCTGGGCGCCGACTCGCTCGACACGGTCGAGTTGGTCATGGCATTCGAGGAAGAGTTCAACGTCGAGATTCCCGACGACGCTGCCGAGACGATCGTCACGGTCGGCGACGCGGTGAAGTTCCTCGAAAAGAACGCCGCTGCCTGA
- the fabF gene encoding beta-ketoacyl-ACP synthase II, protein MRRVVVTGLGTVSPLACGVEETWRRLIAGDSAAAPITGFDASDLPCRIACVPPRGDGSAGTYNPDDWMESKEQRKVDEFIVYAMAAATQALADAGWKPRTYEEQTTTGVMIGSGIGGIGGIFDGSIILHEKGPRRLSPFFIPGRLANLASGYVSIQHGLKGPNHAVATACSTGAHAIGDAARIVALGDAEVMVAGGTESGVNRIGISGFCACRALSTSYNDTPEKASRPYDRDRDGFVMGEGAGVVVVEALDHALARGARIYAEVVGYGMSGDAFHITSPSEDGDGAYRCMRAALKRAGIEPSEVDYINAHGTSTPLGDEIELRAIERLLGEHAVNISMSSTKSAVGHLLGAAGALEAIFSILAIRDNIAPPTLNLDNPSIETKIDLVPHKARKRSIDVALSNSFGFGGTNASLVFRRYGL, encoded by the coding sequence ATGCGGCGCGTCGTTGTGACGGGGCTGGGCACGGTGTCTCCGCTTGCCTGCGGCGTGGAGGAGACCTGGCGCCGGCTGATCGCTGGCGACAGCGCCGCCGCGCCGATCACGGGTTTCGACGCCAGCGACCTTCCGTGCCGCATTGCCTGCGTTCCCCCGCGCGGTGACGGCTCGGCCGGCACATACAATCCAGACGACTGGATGGAGTCCAAGGAGCAGCGCAAGGTCGACGAGTTCATCGTCTACGCCATGGCGGCGGCGACGCAGGCGCTCGCCGATGCCGGGTGGAAGCCCCGGACCTATGAGGAACAGACCACCACAGGCGTCATGATCGGCTCAGGCATCGGCGGCATCGGCGGCATTTTCGATGGCTCGATCATCCTGCACGAGAAGGGCCCCCGGCGTCTCTCGCCGTTTTTCATTCCTGGCCGTCTAGCCAATCTCGCATCGGGCTACGTCTCGATCCAGCACGGTCTCAAGGGCCCCAACCATGCCGTAGCGACCGCCTGCTCGACCGGCGCCCATGCCATCGGCGACGCGGCCCGCATCGTGGCTCTGGGCGATGCCGAGGTCATGGTCGCCGGCGGCACCGAGTCGGGCGTGAACCGCATCGGCATTTCCGGCTTCTGCGCCTGCCGTGCGCTGTCCACCTCCTACAATGATACGCCCGAAAAGGCTTCGCGCCCCTACGACAGGGACCGTGACGGCTTCGTCATGGGCGAGGGCGCCGGTGTTGTGGTGGTCGAGGCGCTTGATCATGCGCTTGCGCGTGGCGCGCGAATCTATGCCGAGGTTGTCGGCTACGGCATGTCGGGCGACGCTTTTCACATCACGTCGCCCAGCGAAGATGGCGACGGCGCCTATCGCTGCATGCGCGCGGCGCTCAAGCGCGCCGGCATCGAGCCCTCCGAGGTCGACTACATCAACGCCCATGGCACCTCGACCCCGCTTGGCGACGAGATCGAGTTGCGCGCCATCGAGCGCCTTCTGGGGGAGCACGCCGTCAATATCTCGATGTCGTCGACCAAATCGGCCGTCGGGCATCTGCTTGGCGCGGCGGGCGCGCTGGAGGCGATCTTCTCGATCCTCGCCATTCGCGACAACATCGCGCCGCCCACGCTCAATCTTGACAATCCCTCCATCGAAACGAAAATCGACCTTGTGCCGCACAAGGCCCGCAAGCGCTCCATCGACGTCGCCCTGTCCAATTCCTTCGGGTTTGGTGGGACGAACGCTTCGCTGGTCTTCCGGCGCTATGGGCTTTGA
- the mltG gene encoding endolytic transglycosylase MltG translates to MSAMNDKPSGLGDQQRASPRSPSEAMKPSAPPPPPPRKIKRRRGGLIGFLSAMFTIAVIGAVVIGGAFIVVTRQAGEPGPLAADRALIIPPGSGLSEVAEQLDREGVIRNPLMFGLAGYLNGAWSQLRAGEYLFKAGISQREALDVLTSGKPVLHSVLIPEGLTSEQIVARLKENDLLTGEVAQIPREGSLLPDTYRVERGWSRQRVIQTMTDKQREELNRIWARRVADLPLRTPQELVTLASIVEKETGRADERPRVAGVFVNRLNRRMKLQSDPTIVYGLVGGKGTLGRGILRTEITQPTPFNTYVIDGLPPGPIANPGRAAMEAVANPSRTRDLFFVADGTGGHAFAESLDQHNRNVVRWRQIEASRREAGRPSAEASVDRTEPPPVQAPAQSPAATPGQPERRTEALDALDPRSTAFEDQTQPSDLETFPVPAGRRAGMNQPAPQSGRSTEAGQGAAPGQRARAFDASEGTARDPLLNRTFDLNTPKAIPPLRP, encoded by the coding sequence ATGAGCGCCATGAATGATAAGCCGTCCGGATTGGGCGATCAGCAACGGGCGTCCCCGCGCAGCCCGTCCGAGGCGATGAAGCCGAGCGCGCCGCCTCCGCCTCCGCCGCGCAAGATCAAGCGCCGCCGCGGCGGCCTGATCGGGTTTCTCAGCGCCATGTTCACGATCGCAGTGATCGGCGCCGTCGTGATCGGCGGCGCCTTCATCGTCGTGACGCGGCAGGCCGGCGAGCCCGGACCGCTGGCGGCGGACAGGGCGCTGATCATCCCGCCCGGCAGCGGGCTGTCTGAAGTTGCCGAGCAACTCGACCGCGAAGGCGTCATCCGCAATCCGCTGATGTTCGGTCTGGCGGGCTATCTCAACGGCGCCTGGTCGCAGCTGCGCGCAGGCGAATACCTCTTCAAGGCCGGCATCAGCCAGCGCGAGGCGCTCGACGTGCTGACGAGCGGCAAGCCCGTGCTGCACTCCGTCCTGATACCCGAGGGGCTTACCAGCGAGCAAATCGTGGCGCGGCTCAAGGAGAACGACCTGCTCACCGGCGAGGTCGCGCAGATCCCGCGCGAGGGATCGCTCCTGCCGGACACATACCGCGTCGAGCGCGGCTGGAGCCGTCAACGGGTGATCCAGACGATGACGGACAAGCAGCGCGAGGAATTGAACCGCATCTGGGCGCGCCGTGTGGCGGACCTGCCCCTCAGGACCCCGCAGGAACTTGTGACGCTTGCCTCGATCGTCGAGAAAGAAACGGGCCGTGCCGACGAGCGGCCGCGTGTGGCGGGCGTGTTCGTCAACCGCCTCAACCGGCGCATGAAGCTGCAATCCGATCCCACCATTGTCTACGGGCTGGTGGGCGGCAAGGGCACGCTCGGGCGCGGCATCCTGCGCACCGAGATTACGCAGCCGACGCCGTTCAATACCTATGTGATCGATGGCCTGCCGCCGGGGCCGATCGCCAATCCTGGCCGCGCGGCGATGGAGGCTGTGGCCAACCCGTCGCGGACGCGAGATTTGTTCTTCGTCGCCGATGGCACAGGCGGCCACGCCTTCGCCGAATCGCTCGATCAGCACAACCGCAATGTTGTGCGCTGGCGCCAGATCGAGGCGTCGCGCCGCGAGGCAGGCCGGCCCTCCGCCGAAGCCAGCGTGGACCGCACGGAGCCGCCGCCGGTCCAGGCCCCGGCCCAGTCTCCTGCCGCCACGCCCGGACAGCCCGAGCGCCGCACGGAGGCGCTTGACGCGCTCGATCCGCGTTCCACCGCTTTCGAGGATCAGACGCAGCCTTCCGATCTCGAGACCTTTCCGGTGCCGGCCGGTCGCCGCGCCGGCATGAACCAGCCTGCGCCTCAGTCGGGCCGTTCGACCGAGGCTGGGCAGGGCGCAGCGCCAGGCCAACGGGCCCGCGCTTTTGACGCATCGGAGGGCACTGCTCGCGATCCCTTGCTCAATCGCACCTTCGATCTCAACACGCCGAAGGCCATTCCTCCGCTGCGGCCTTGA
- a CDS encoding YicC family protein has protein sequence MISSMTGFAREAGSHGAVSFAWEMKSVNGRNLDIRVRVPPGFEAVGEEARKLVSAVVTRGAVQVGLMVQRAEARRPAVRINADVLTSLAEALASLPTSLPFQPATLDGLLQVRGVVEVEEPDEQALGADVQPHLVAAAGRAAEALASSRRQEGRTLRDVLAAQLSRMSELVAIVESHPARSAAAIRARLEAQVSALMNGRENTLDPDRLYQEAALLATRADVREELDRLGAHVDTSRELLDQGGAVGRKLDFLAQEFGREASTLCAKANHVELSRVGLELRAIVDQFREQAQNVE, from the coding sequence ATGATTTCGAGCATGACAGGCTTCGCGCGCGAAGCTGGTTCTCATGGAGCTGTCAGCTTCGCCTGGGAAATGAAGTCGGTGAACGGCCGCAACCTCGATATCCGGGTGCGCGTGCCGCCGGGCTTCGAGGCTGTGGGCGAGGAGGCCCGCAAGCTGGTGTCTGCCGTCGTCACGCGCGGCGCCGTCCAGGTCGGCCTCATGGTGCAGCGGGCCGAAGCGCGGCGCCCCGCTGTCCGGATCAACGCAGACGTGCTGACCTCGCTCGCCGAGGCGCTGGCCAGCCTGCCGACCTCGCTGCCGTTCCAGCCCGCCACGCTCGATGGTCTCTTGCAGGTCCGCGGCGTGGTAGAGGTAGAGGAACCCGACGAACAGGCGCTGGGCGCTGATGTTCAGCCGCATCTGGTGGCGGCCGCCGGCCGCGCAGCCGAGGCGCTGGCGTCCTCACGGCGGCAGGAGGGGCGTACGCTGCGCGACGTTCTGGCGGCGCAATTGTCCCGGATGAGCGAACTCGTGGCCATCGTCGAGAGCCATCCCGCCCGCAGCGCGGCAGCCATTCGCGCGCGCCTGGAGGCGCAGGTCTCGGCGCTGATGAATGGGCGCGAGAACACGCTTGACCCCGACAGGCTGTATCAGGAGGCAGCGCTTCTGGCCACGCGGGCGGATGTGCGCGAGGAGCTTGACCGGCTGGGCGCGCATGTCGATACCTCGCGCGAGCTGCTCGATCAGGGCGGCGCCGTTGGCCGCAAGCTCGACTTCCTCGCGCAGGAGTTCGGGCGTGAAGCCAGCACGCTTTGCGCCAAGGCCAATCATGTGGAGCTGTCGCGCGTCGGCCTGGAGTTGCGCGCGATCGTGGACCAGTTCCGCGAACAGGCGCAGAACGTGGAGTGA
- the gmk gene encoding guanylate kinase yields MAPIQRRGLMLILSSPSGAGKSTLTRQLVADEPDVRLSISVTTRPRRPSEIDGKHYHFITVDDFKAMRDRGELLESAEVHGNFYGTPRRAAEATLAEGRDILFDIDWQGTRQIMARMRRDVVAVFILPPSMAELKTRLERRAEDSPETIGRRLRNARDEIAQWGIYDYLIVNDDLGKAFNSVKAVLAAERMKRDRLVGLPGYVDALLAGNGT; encoded by the coding sequence ATGGCACCAATCCAGCGCCGCGGCCTGATGCTGATCCTGTCCTCGCCGTCGGGCGCGGGCAAATCCACCCTGACGCGCCAGCTGGTTGCGGATGAGCCCGACGTTCGGCTGTCGATCTCGGTCACGACCCGGCCGCGCCGACCATCAGAGATCGACGGCAAGCATTATCACTTCATCACCGTGGATGACTTCAAGGCGATGCGCGATCGCGGCGAGTTGCTCGAGAGCGCGGAGGTCCACGGCAATTTCTACGGCACGCCGCGCCGCGCCGCCGAGGCGACCCTCGCCGAGGGGCGCGACATCCTGTTCGACATCGATTGGCAGGGAACGCGGCAGATCATGGCGCGGATGCGCCGCGACGTGGTGGCGGTTTTCATCCTGCCGCCCTCGATGGCCGAGCTGAAGACAAGGCTGGAACGCCGTGCGGAGGACTCGCCCGAGACAATCGGGCGAAGGCTGCGCAACGCGCGTGACGAGATCGCGCAATGGGGCATCTACGACTATCTCATCGTCAATGACGATCTCGGAAAGGCGTTCAACAGCGTCAAGGCGGTGCTCGCCGCCGAACGCATGAAGCGCGACCGGCTTGTGGGGCTGCCCGGCTATGTGGACGCGCTGCTCGCCGGAAACGGGACCTGA
- the rsmA gene encoding 16S rRNA (adenine(1518)-N(6)/adenine(1519)-N(6))-dimethyltransferase RsmA, giving the protein MTLAADGLPPLRDVVNHHGLLAKRALGQNFLFDLNLTRRIARAGGPIEGRTVVEIGPGPGGLTRALLLEGAGRVIAIERDERCLPALAEIAARWPGRLEIIHGDAMREDMPARLRGEPASIVANLPYNVGTALLIAWLTRGPWPPWFDSLTLMFQREVAERIVAAPSDPSNYGRLSVLCGWRTQARILFDVAASAFVPPPKIMSSVVHLVPRAAPLACDLAELQRVTMAAFGQRRKMLRQSLKGLGVELPPLFAQSGISETARAETIDVAGFVALANVASRLRGGDAADQVPFPASSAST; this is encoded by the coding sequence TTGACGCTTGCCGCCGACGGGCTCCCACCCCTGCGCGATGTGGTCAACCATCACGGGTTGCTCGCCAAACGGGCGCTCGGGCAGAATTTCCTCTTCGATCTCAACCTGACGCGCCGCATCGCACGCGCCGGCGGCCCGATCGAAGGGCGCACGGTGGTGGAGATCGGGCCCGGACCCGGCGGGCTCACCCGCGCGCTGCTGCTGGAAGGCGCGGGGCGCGTGATCGCCATCGAGCGCGACGAGCGATGTCTGCCTGCGCTGGCCGAAATCGCAGCGCGGTGGCCCGGCCGCCTCGAGATCATCCATGGCGACGCGATGCGTGAGGACATGCCTGCCCGCCTGCGCGGCGAGCCTGCCAGCATTGTCGCCAACCTGCCCTACAATGTCGGAACCGCGCTCCTCATCGCGTGGCTGACGCGCGGGCCCTGGCCGCCCTGGTTCGATTCGCTCACGCTCATGTTCCAGCGCGAGGTGGCGGAGCGGATCGTCGCCGCGCCGTCGGACCCCTCCAATTACGGGCGATTGAGCGTGCTGTGCGGCTGGCGGACGCAAGCGCGGATCCTGTTCGATGTCGCAGCCTCCGCCTTCGTGCCGCCGCCGAAGATCATGTCGAGCGTGGTCCATCTCGTGCCGCGCGCCGCGCCGCTGGCCTGCGATCTCGCCGAGTTGCAGCGCGTCACGATGGCGGCCTTCGGCCAACGCCGGAAGATGCTCCGGCAGTCGCTGAAAGGGTTGGGCGTCGAGCTGCCGCCCCTGTTCGCGCAGTCGGGCATCAGCGAAACGGCAAGGGCGGAGACGATCGATGTCGCGGGCTTCGTGGCGCTGGCCAATGTCGCGTCACGGCTGCGGGGCGGCGATGCAGCCGATCAGGTCCCGTTTCCGGCGAGCAGCGCGTCCACATAG
- the pdxA gene encoding 4-hydroxythreonine-4-phosphate dehydrogenase PdxA has product MTRRLPLLLTQGDPAGIGPELAFTLWSERERLGLPPFAMIGSAHALGRSAAMMGFGSPIARIAAPEEAEDCFRSGLPVIDHGLDAEAEPGQPQPATAAGTIRAIEMAVRLTQMGKAAGIVTNPIAKSVLYAAGFVHPGHTEFLAALAGEPGQAAPRPVMMIWSEQLAVVPVTIHVPISAVPGLISTALIVETGVIVARELKARFGIATPRLAVAGLNPHAGEGGAMGREDDAIIAPAVAALGALGIEARGPLPADTMFHARARASYDAALTMYHDQGLIPAKTLAFDDGVNVTLGLPFVRTSPDHGTAFDIAGRGIARPDSLLAALRLARRLGEGAAP; this is encoded by the coding sequence ATGACCCGCCGCCTACCCCTGCTGCTGACGCAGGGCGACCCTGCCGGCATCGGCCCGGAACTGGCCTTCACGCTATGGAGCGAGCGGGAAAGGTTGGGGCTGCCACCTTTCGCAATGATCGGCTCTGCACACGCTCTTGGTCGAAGTGCAGCAATGATGGGCTTCGGCTCGCCCATTGCCCGCATTGCTGCGCCCGAAGAGGCTGAGGACTGCTTCAGGTCCGGACTGCCGGTGATCGACCACGGCCTTGATGCAGAAGCGGAGCCGGGACAGCCTCAACCCGCCACCGCAGCAGGAACCATTCGCGCCATCGAGATGGCGGTCCGTTTGACGCAGATGGGCAAAGCCGCCGGCATCGTCACCAACCCGATCGCAAAATCGGTTCTGTACGCCGCCGGATTCGTCCATCCAGGTCATACCGAATTTCTCGCAGCGCTGGCAGGAGAGCCTGGCCAGGCAGCTCCGCGCCCGGTCATGATGATCTGGAGCGAGCAGCTCGCCGTGGTGCCGGTTACGATACATGTGCCGATCAGCGCTGTTCCTGGCCTGATCTCAACTGCACTGATCGTCGAAACCGGCGTGATCGTCGCGCGTGAACTCAAGGCCCGTTTCGGCATTGCGACCCCGCGCCTCGCTGTTGCGGGGCTCAACCCTCATGCTGGCGAAGGTGGAGCGATGGGCCGGGAGGATGACGCCATCATTGCTCCTGCGGTGGCCGCGCTCGGCGCCCTTGGCATTGAAGCACGCGGACCGCTGCCAGCTGACACGATGTTTCATGCGCGCGCACGCGCCAGCTATGACGCTGCGCTCACCATGTATCACGATCAGGGCCTGATCCCGGCCAAGACGCTGGCCTTCGACGATGGCGTGAACGTCACGCTTGGCCTGCCCTTCGTCCGCACGTCGCCGGATCACGGAACGGCCTTCGACATAGCGGGCCGCGGCATCGCTCGTCCGGACAGTTTGCTCGCGGCGCTGAGGCTGGCGCGGCGGCTGGGCGAGGGGGCGGCGCCTTGA